In a single window of the Armatimonadota bacterium genome:
- a CDS encoding glycosyltransferase family 39 protein, with protein MVALRVAAAAAGPLIDDEAYYWLWARQLAWGYLDHPPMVAWLIALTTMIGDSAFAIRLGPLMLGLLTSYTLFLLGREMSGPRAGLVAAALFQIVPVLAGAGLLATPDAPLLLCWAATLRFAWQALHGRSRRWLAAGGCIGLGLLSKLTMVWLPAGLFLYVAFRAPRVLRSWPPYGGAVLAAALSAPVVFWNAHHAWAGADYLLTRRLTGASPGVAGIVKLLEEQIPFTLALCPAFIWVLLVPLRRRGEVPVFLVVTALPALIFPFLPAYAGAWPHGNWLAPVYLHLTLVLAAVWTRAAALPAALNAVAIAYVLAAASFSTLPLPPGAEEVYGWAQAASRAAEEIGSLGPGAVVVADRYQIAAQLGYHLRGTPVALLPCPHPGSIWPRPETVAGRNAVTVLDARWAPTVDWARAASRVEEAQAVVITARGRPVRTFRLYRLYNLRPPACP; from the coding sequence GTGGTGGCGCTGCGCGTCGCGGCGGCGGCCGCAGGTCCGCTGATCGACGACGAAGCGTACTACTGGCTGTGGGCCCGGCAACTGGCCTGGGGGTACCTCGACCATCCCCCGATGGTGGCCTGGCTCATCGCCCTGACCACGATGATCGGCGACTCCGCCTTCGCCATTCGCCTCGGCCCCCTGATGCTCGGTCTCTTGACGTCCTACACGCTGTTTCTGTTGGGCCGCGAGATGTCGGGGCCGCGCGCCGGACTGGTGGCCGCGGCCCTGTTCCAGATCGTCCCCGTGCTGGCCGGGGCCGGCCTGCTGGCCACCCCCGACGCACCGCTGTTGCTGTGCTGGGCCGCGACGCTGCGCTTCGCCTGGCAGGCGCTGCACGGCAGGTCCCGCCGCTGGCTGGCCGCGGGCGGCTGCATCGGCCTCGGACTGCTCAGCAAACTCACCATGGTCTGGCTGCCGGCGGGGCTTTTCCTCTACGTCGCCTTTCGGGCGCCGCGCGTGTTGCGGTCCTGGCCTCCCTACGGTGGGGCGGTGCTGGCCGCCGCCCTCTCCGCGCCCGTGGTCTTCTGGAACGCGCACCACGCCTGGGCGGGCGCGGATTATCTCCTGACGCGCCGCCTCACCGGTGCCTCGCCGGGCGTTGCCGGGATCGTGAAGCTGCTGGAGGAACAGATCCCGTTCACCCTGGCCCTGTGTCCGGCCTTCATCTGGGTGCTGCTCGTGCCCCTGCGGCGCCGCGGCGAGGTGCCCGTCTTTCTCGTGGTGACCGCGCTGCCGGCCCTGATCTTCCCCTTCCTCCCAGCCTACGCGGGCGCGTGGCCCCACGGCAACTGGCTCGCGCCGGTGTACCTGCACCTCACCCTGGTCCTCGCTGCGGTGTGGACCCGCGCCGCGGCCCTGCCGGCCGCGCTCAACGCCGTCGCGATCGCCTACGTTCTGGCCGCCGCATCGTTCTCCACCTTGCCGCTGCCGCCGGGCGCGGAGGAGGTCTACGGCTGGGCCCAGGCGGCGTCGCGCGCGGCCGAAGAGATCGGCTCGCTCGGTCCGGGCGCGGTGGTCGTGGCCGACCGATACCAGATCGCCGCCCAGCTGGGCTACCACCTCCGCGGCACTCCGGTGGCGCTCCTGCCGTGTCCCCATCCGGGCTCGATCTGGCCCCGGCCCGAGACCGTCGCCGGAAGGAACGCCGTCACGGTGCTCGACGCGCGCTGGGCGCCGACGGTGGACTGGGCCCGGGCGGCGTCGCGGGTGGAGGAGGCGCAGGCCGTGGTCATCACGGCGCGCGGCCGGCCGGTGCGGACGTTCCGGCTGTATCGCCTCTACAACCTCCGGCCGCCGGCCTGTCCGTGA
- a CDS encoding UvrD-helicase domain-containing protein — translation MTLLDDLNPPQRQAVTHPGGPLLILAGAGSGKTRVLAHRVAWLMREQGVPPSRILAVTFTNKAAGEMRERVDRLVGAAITRGMWIGTFHHLCSRILRRHGDRVGIHRDFLIFDEDDQRRVVRGVLADLGLDERRFPPQVVLAVIDRAKNEALDHLAYAERATGFYEEVVARVWRGYQAALRNHNALDFDDLLLEVLRLFEEAPEVREEYQDRFLHALVDEYQDTNRAQYLIVRTLAARHRNLVCVGDDDQAIYRFRGADVRNILDFERDYPDATIVKLEQNYRSTRTILAAAGGVIAHNPHRHTKRLWTANPDGDAVALYEAADGHDEARAIAEEIQRLRNGLRYRDMVVLYRTNAQSRLFEEQFLRSGIPYTIVGGVRFYERKEVRDLLAYLRLALNPGDGVSVERVINVPRRGIGEVSLDRLKTFAASRGMGLLAALADPEGVETLPKAAQRAAAEFVALIDRLRDRAGRVRAADLVEQAIVETGYQAMLEQEGTEEAYSRLENLRELVTVAREFEEMTGETTLEAFLQHLSLVTDLDTWQQEADRITLMTLHSAKGLEFSVVFLAGLEEGLFPHARALEEEGGLEEERRLCYVGMTRAKQRLYLSYARQRMIFGTTLPGIPSRFLDEVPEDLLVRIRQAPSPAVEWPEEDREVPTFVAGEKVRHAAFGEGRVLEVEGEGARAVVTVQFAHGIKRLALGYAPLERIT, via the coding sequence ATGACGCTTCTGGACGATCTCAATCCGCCGCAGCGCCAGGCCGTCACGCATCCGGGCGGGCCGCTGCTGATCCTGGCCGGCGCCGGCAGCGGGAAGACGCGCGTCCTGGCCCACCGGGTGGCCTGGTTGATGCGCGAGCAGGGGGTCCCTCCCTCGCGGATCCTGGCCGTGACCTTTACGAACAAGGCGGCCGGTGAAATGCGCGAGCGGGTGGACCGCCTGGTCGGCGCGGCGATCACCCGGGGGATGTGGATCGGCACGTTCCACCACCTCTGCAGTCGCATCCTGCGCCGTCACGGCGACCGGGTGGGGATCCACCGGGACTTCCTCATTTTCGATGAGGACGACCAGCGTCGGGTGGTGCGGGGCGTCCTCGCCGACCTGGGCCTGGACGAACGCCGCTTCCCGCCGCAGGTCGTCCTGGCCGTGATCGACCGGGCCAAGAACGAAGCCCTCGACCACCTGGCCTACGCCGAGCGGGCGACGGGGTTCTACGAGGAGGTGGTGGCCCGCGTCTGGCGCGGGTACCAGGCGGCGCTGCGCAACCACAACGCGCTCGACTTCGACGACCTGCTGCTGGAGGTGCTCCGGCTGTTCGAGGAGGCCCCCGAGGTGCGGGAGGAGTACCAGGACCGCTTCCTGCACGCGCTGGTGGACGAGTACCAGGACACGAACCGCGCCCAGTACCTGATCGTCCGGACGCTGGCCGCCAGGCACCGCAACCTGGTCTGCGTCGGCGACGACGACCAGGCGATCTACCGGTTCCGCGGCGCCGATGTCCGCAACATCCTGGACTTCGAACGGGACTATCCCGACGCCACGATCGTCAAACTGGAGCAGAACTACCGCTCGACCAGGACGATCCTGGCCGCAGCCGGCGGGGTGATCGCCCACAACCCGCACCGCCACACCAAGCGGCTGTGGACGGCCAACCCGGACGGCGACGCCGTCGCCCTGTACGAGGCCGCCGACGGCCACGATGAGGCCCGGGCCATCGCCGAGGAGATCCAGCGTCTGCGGAACGGGCTGCGCTACCGCGACATGGTGGTGCTGTACCGGACCAACGCCCAGTCCCGCCTCTTCGAGGAACAGTTCCTGCGCTCCGGGATTCCCTACACCATCGTCGGCGGCGTCCGCTTCTACGAGCGGAAGGAAGTGCGCGACCTCCTGGCCTACCTGCGGCTGGCGCTGAACCCCGGGGACGGCGTCAGCGTGGAGCGGGTGATCAACGTCCCGCGCCGCGGGATCGGCGAGGTCAGCCTCGACCGCCTCAAGACCTTCGCCGCCTCGCGGGGGATGGGGCTGCTCGCGGCGCTGGCTGATCCGGAGGGGGTGGAGACCCTCCCCAAGGCGGCGCAGCGGGCGGCTGCGGAGTTCGTGGCCCTGATCGACCGGCTGCGCGACCGGGCCGGGAGGGTGCGCGCCGCCGACCTGGTGGAGCAGGCGATCGTCGAGACCGGGTACCAGGCAATGCTGGAACAGGAGGGCACCGAGGAGGCCTACAGCCGCCTGGAGAACCTGCGCGAACTCGTCACCGTGGCCCGGGAGTTCGAGGAGATGACGGGGGAGACGACCCTGGAGGCGTTCCTCCAGCACCTGTCGCTGGTGACCGACCTCGACACCTGGCAGCAGGAGGCGGACCGGATCACGCTGATGACCCTGCACAGCGCCAAGGGTCTGGAGTTCTCGGTGGTGTTCCTGGCCGGACTGGAGGAGGGGCTGTTCCCGCACGCCCGGGCGCTGGAGGAAGAGGGCGGCCTGGAAGAGGAACGCCGCCTCTGCTACGTGGGGATGACCCGCGCCAAGCAGCGCCTCTATCTCTCCTACGCCCGCCAGCGGATGATCTTCGGAACCACGCTGCCGGGGATCCCTTCCCGGTTCCTGGACGAGGTGCCGGAGGACCTCCTGGTCCGCATCCGGCAGGCGCCGTCTCCCGCGGTGGAATGGCCGGAGGAAGACCGCGAGGTGCCGACCTTTGTCGCCGGGGAGAAGGTCCGTCACGCGGCCTTCGGGGAAGGCCGCGTCCTCGAGGTAGAGGGGGAGGGCGCGCGCGCCGTCGTGACCGTACAGTTTGCCCACGGGATCAAGCGCCTGGCGCTGGGCTACGCCCCCCTCGAGCGCATCACCTGA
- the guaA gene encoding glutamine-hydrolyzing GMP synthase produces MTERPATVAPFRPPDPDQAEAVGPAPADAVPRPLRPDTVVVLDFGAQYAQLIARRVRESRVHSLILPFDTPVERVMALRPKGIILSGGPASVYAPGAPRCDPALFDGRVPVLGICYGMQLMAHELGGRTAPLGQREYGRTRLFVEDREDLFRGLEQRLLCWMSHGDSVAEMPPGFVALARTDHNPVASMAHRGRALYGVQFHPEVTHTPWGAQVLQNFLFAICGARPTWTMASFIGSQTAAIRETVGTGRAICALSGGVDSAAAAALVHRAIGDQLTAIFVDHGLLRSGEPEQVVRTFRDHFQIPLVHVDAGERFLRRLAGVTDPETKRRRIGEEFIAVFEEHARALGQVEFLVQGTLYPDVIESGTRTAARIKTHHNVGGLPERLQFRLIEPFRELFKDEVREVARQLGLPDEMVWRHPFPGPGLAIRVLGEVTPERLAMARAADAIVIEELRAAGLMREVWQAFAVLLPVQSVGVMGDARTYGHTVAVRAVTSEDGMTADWARLPDDLLERIASRITREVPGVSRVMYDITSKPPATIEWE; encoded by the coding sequence ATGACCGAGCGCCCGGCGACGGTGGCGCCCTTCCGGCCTCCCGACCCCGATCAGGCCGAGGCCGTCGGCCCCGCTCCCGCCGACGCCGTCCCCCGACCCCTCCGGCCGGACACGGTCGTCGTCCTGGACTTCGGTGCGCAGTACGCCCAGCTCATCGCCCGGCGGGTCCGTGAGAGCCGGGTGCACAGCCTGATCCTGCCCTTCGACACGCCGGTCGAGCGGGTGATGGCGCTGCGGCCGAAAGGCATCATCCTCTCCGGAGGACCGGCCAGCGTCTACGCGCCGGGCGCGCCCCGCTGCGACCCCGCGCTCTTCGACGGACGCGTTCCCGTGCTGGGCATCTGTTACGGGATGCAGCTGATGGCGCACGAACTGGGCGGCCGGACCGCCCCCCTCGGCCAGCGCGAGTACGGCCGGACGCGCCTGTTCGTGGAAGACCGCGAGGATCTGTTCCGGGGACTGGAGCAGCGGCTGCTCTGCTGGATGAGCCACGGGGACTCGGTGGCGGAGATGCCGCCGGGGTTTGTGGCTCTGGCCCGCACCGACCACAACCCCGTGGCCTCGATGGCCCACCGCGGGCGGGCCCTGTACGGGGTGCAGTTCCATCCGGAGGTCACCCACACGCCGTGGGGCGCGCAGGTCCTGCAGAACTTCCTGTTCGCCATCTGCGGCGCGCGTCCGACCTGGACGATGGCCTCCTTCATCGGATCCCAGACGGCCGCCATCCGGGAGACCGTCGGGACGGGCCGTGCCATCTGCGCCCTCTCCGGCGGCGTGGACTCCGCCGCCGCGGCGGCATTGGTGCACCGCGCCATCGGCGACCAACTCACCGCGATCTTCGTGGACCACGGCCTGCTGCGCTCCGGCGAACCGGAGCAGGTGGTGCGCACCTTCCGCGACCACTTCCAGATCCCCCTGGTGCACGTCGATGCCGGGGAGCGGTTCCTGCGCCGTCTGGCCGGCGTGACCGACCCCGAGACGAAGCGCCGGCGCATCGGCGAGGAGTTCATCGCCGTCTTCGAGGAACACGCCAGGGCGCTGGGGCAGGTGGAGTTCCTGGTGCAGGGGACGCTGTACCCCGACGTCATCGAGAGCGGCACCCGCACCGCGGCGCGGATCAAGACCCACCATAACGTAGGGGGCCTCCCCGAGCGGCTGCAGTTCCGGCTCATCGAGCCCTTCCGCGAGCTCTTCAAGGATGAGGTCCGGGAGGTGGCGCGGCAACTCGGTCTGCCCGACGAGATGGTCTGGCGTCATCCCTTCCCCGGGCCGGGGCTGGCCATCCGCGTGCTGGGGGAGGTGACGCCGGAGCGCCTGGCGATGGCGCGCGCCGCCGACGCCATCGTCATCGAGGAACTCCGCGCCGCCGGGCTGATGCGCGAGGTGTGGCAGGCCTTCGCCGTGCTGCTGCCGGTGCAGTCCGTGGGGGTGATGGGGGACGCCCGCACCTACGGGCACACCGTGGCCGTGCGCGCCGTGACCAGCGAAGACGGGATGACGGCGGACTGGGCGCGGCTGCCGGACGACCTGCTGGAGCGCATCGCCAGCCGCATCACGCGCGAGGTGCCGGGCGTCTCCCGCGTGATGTACGACATCACCAGCAAGCCCCCGGCCACCATCGAGTGGGAGTAG
- the pyrF gene encoding orotidine-5'-phosphate decarboxylase, which yields MSRQPPSSGLSGLSAADRLIVALDVPDLAAAAVLVGRLRPAVSWFKIGSQLFTAAGPAAVALVHDAGGRVFLDLKFHDIPTTVAGAVAVAAGLGVAMVNVHTAGGEAMLRAAVAACAAAAPAGSRAPGWTRPVLIGVTLLTSDPDTGDLVHRAVSAAEVARSCGLDGVVCSPRECAAIKDRCGRGFVVVTPGIRLPPSAAGAVTDDQRRTATPAEAVRAGADFLVVGRPIVRARDPLAAAAAVIAEIEAALAGSVPSASRFAC from the coding sequence ATGAGTCGGCAGCCGCCATCCTCCGGCCTGTCCGGGCTCTCCGCCGCGGACCGACTGATCGTGGCTCTGGACGTGCCCGACCTGGCCGCGGCGGCGGTCCTCGTCGGGCGGCTGCGGCCGGCTGTCTCGTGGTTCAAGATCGGTTCCCAGTTGTTCACGGCGGCGGGGCCGGCGGCGGTGGCGCTGGTCCACGACGCAGGCGGGCGGGTGTTCCTGGATCTGAAGTTCCACGACATCCCCACCACCGTGGCGGGCGCCGTGGCCGTCGCCGCGGGGCTTGGGGTGGCCATGGTGAACGTCCACACCGCGGGTGGAGAGGCCATGTTGCGCGCTGCGGTGGCGGCCTGCGCCGCGGCGGCGCCGGCCGGATCCCGGGCGCCGGGATGGACCAGACCCGTGCTGATCGGCGTGACCCTGCTCACCAGCGATCCCGATACCGGCGATCTCGTCCACCGGGCGGTATCCGCCGCCGAGGTGGCGCGGTCGTGCGGACTGGACGGGGTCGTCTGCTCGCCCCGGGAGTGCGCGGCGATCAAAGACCGGTGCGGCCGCGGGTTCGTCGTCGTCACACCGGGAATCCGTCTTCCTCCCTCCGCAGCAGGCGCCGTCACCGACGACCAGCGCAGGACGGCGACCCCGGCAGAGGCGGTGAGGGCCGGTGCCGACTTCCTGGTTGTCGGCCGCCCCATTGTCCGCGCCCGCGACCCGCTCGCCGCCGCGGCAGCCGTCATCGCCGAGATCGAGGCAGCCCTCGCCGGCTCCGTACCCTCTGCGTCGAGGTTCGCCTGCTAG
- a CDS encoding GuaB3 family IMP dehydrogenase-related protein: MTEFLSRTRTARRAYGFDEIALVPASATVDPLDVDLSWAVGPYRFALPFLAAAMDSVVDPAVAVTLSRLGGLGVLNLEGLQTRYDDPEEPLAQIAAAPAEDVVRLMQRLYQPPVREDLVAGRIKTILDGGGIAAVSVTPAAAPRLVPVAERAGAHIIVLQSTVVTARHHSAQGRSVGIQALIAQTEVPVMVGNCVGYDAAMALLEAGAAGLFVGVGPGAACTSRRVLGVGVPQATAIADVAAARDEYQRRTGRYVPVVADGGIAVGGDVAKAVACGADAVMLGSALARAEEAPGRGFHWGMATPHHALPRGTRIKVGAVATLEQILLGPATTDDGSQNLAEALRTAMGICGARTIAEMHRVEIVIAPTLGSEGKHLQFSQRVGQGR, encoded by the coding sequence ATGACGGAGTTTCTCAGCCGCACCAGGACGGCCCGACGCGCCTACGGGTTCGACGAGATCGCCCTCGTGCCGGCGTCCGCCACCGTCGATCCCCTGGACGTCGACCTCTCCTGGGCGGTGGGACCGTATCGGTTCGCGCTGCCCTTCCTGGCCGCGGCGATGGACAGCGTGGTTGATCCTGCGGTCGCCGTCACGCTCTCCCGCCTGGGCGGCCTGGGCGTCCTCAACCTGGAAGGCCTGCAGACCCGCTACGACGACCCCGAGGAGCCGCTGGCGCAGATCGCGGCCGCGCCCGCCGAGGACGTGGTGCGCCTCATGCAGCGGCTGTACCAGCCGCCGGTCCGCGAAGACCTCGTCGCGGGGCGGATCAAGACGATCCTGGACGGCGGCGGCATCGCCGCGGTCTCCGTGACGCCGGCCGCCGCGCCCCGTCTCGTCCCGGTGGCGGAGCGGGCCGGCGCGCACATCATCGTCCTGCAGTCCACGGTCGTCACCGCCCGACACCACAGCGCGCAGGGCCGGTCCGTCGGCATCCAGGCCCTGATTGCCCAGACCGAGGTGCCAGTGATGGTCGGCAACTGCGTCGGGTACGATGCGGCGATGGCGCTGCTGGAGGCCGGGGCGGCCGGCCTGTTCGTCGGCGTCGGGCCCGGCGCGGCCTGTACCAGCCGGCGGGTGCTGGGCGTGGGCGTGCCCCAGGCCACGGCGATCGCCGATGTGGCCGCGGCGCGGGACGAATACCAGCGGCGCACAGGGCGCTACGTCCCCGTGGTCGCCGACGGAGGGATCGCCGTCGGCGGAGACGTGGCCAAAGCCGTGGCCTGCGGCGCCGACGCGGTGATGCTCGGATCAGCGCTGGCCCGGGCGGAAGAGGCGCCCGGGCGTGGATTCCACTGGGGCATGGCCACCCCGCACCACGCGCTGCCCCGCGGGACGCGGATCAAGGTCGGGGCGGTGGCGACGCTGGAGCAGATTCTGCTGGGCCCGGCCACCACCGACGACGGGTCCCAGAACCTGGCCGAAGCCCTGCGCACGGCAATGGGGATCTGCGGGGCCCGCACCATCGCTGAGATGCACAGGGTGGAGATCGTCATCGCGCCCACCCTGGGCAGTGAGGGGAAGCACCTGCAGTTCTCGCAGCGGGTGGGGCAGGGGAGATGA
- a CDS encoding PIN domain-containing protein, which translates to MIFVDTSAIYAWVNAADSNHRRVVASLAAALEAGEDFLTHNYVLVESAVLLRRRLGWTAVRRFLHDAAVFQVRWIDEALHRAALDRFVRRRGRVSLVDEVSFLVMRERGISEALVFDQDFLREGFRYYRA; encoded by the coding sequence GTGATCTTCGTTGATACCTCGGCGATTTATGCCTGGGTCAACGCCGCCGACTCGAATCACCGCCGGGTGGTGGCCTCGCTGGCCGCAGCCCTGGAAGCCGGGGAAGATTTTCTGACGCACAACTACGTGCTGGTCGAGAGCGCCGTCCTGCTCCGCCGACGGCTGGGATGGACGGCGGTCAGGCGGTTCCTCCACGACGCTGCTGTGTTCCAGGTGCGCTGGATCGATGAGGCGCTGCACCGGGCGGCGCTGGACCGCTTCGTGCGCAGGCGGGGGCGCGTCAGTCTGGTGGACGAAGTCAGCTTCCTTGTCATGCGGGAGCGCGGGATCAGCGAGGCCCTGGTGTTCGACCAGGATTTCCTCCGCGAGGGGTTCCGTTACTATCGCGCCTGA
- a CDS encoding dihydroorotase, which translates to MSDVLIRGGRVVDPSREFDAVADVLIRGGRIEAVAPDLPAAGCDVLDAGGLVVAPGLIDMHVHLRDPGQTHKEDLGTGSRAAAQGGYTAVACMANTVPPVDHPVVVEYLRSRAREVAACRVYPVAAITKGLQGRELSPIAALAAAGAVALSDDGAAVPDAGLLRRAMGYARMVGLPIIEHCEDASLSGSGVVHDGGQAARLGLVGIPSESEAVIVARDLLLAEATGARLHIAHVSAAASVRLIREAKQRGVPVSAEVTPHHLTLTDADVGEFDTNRKMNPPLRTAADLAALRQALADGTIDVIATDHAPHAVEEKRVEFDRAPFGVIGLETALGVVLTHLVGPGILTLPEAVRRMSTRPAQLLGLPGGSLRPGDPADLVIIDPHLAWTVRAEAFASRSRNTPFEGWTLRGRAVLTMVGGRVTHDLVGAEVTA; encoded by the coding sequence GTGTCCGACGTGCTGATCCGCGGCGGCCGCGTGGTCGATCCTTCCAGGGAGTTCGATGCGGTGGCCGATGTCCTGATCCGGGGAGGCCGGATCGAGGCCGTCGCGCCGGATCTGCCGGCCGCCGGGTGCGACGTCCTGGACGCCGGAGGGCTGGTGGTGGCCCCGGGCCTGATCGACATGCACGTCCATCTGCGCGATCCCGGGCAGACGCACAAGGAAGACCTGGGCACGGGGTCGCGCGCCGCCGCGCAGGGCGGGTATACGGCCGTGGCCTGCATGGCCAACACCGTCCCGCCGGTGGACCATCCCGTCGTGGTGGAATACCTGCGCAGTCGCGCCCGCGAGGTGGCCGCCTGCCGGGTCTATCCCGTGGCGGCGATCACCAAAGGATTGCAGGGACGGGAGTTGAGTCCGATCGCCGCCCTGGCCGCCGCCGGCGCGGTGGCGCTGTCCGACGACGGGGCGGCGGTGCCGGACGCCGGGCTGCTGCGGCGCGCCATGGGCTACGCCCGGATGGTCGGGCTGCCCATCATCGAGCACTGCGAGGACGCTTCGCTCTCCGGGAGCGGCGTGGTGCACGACGGGGGCCAGGCCGCCCGGCTGGGGCTGGTCGGCATCCCCTCCGAGAGCGAGGCGGTGATCGTGGCCCGGGATCTCCTCCTGGCGGAGGCCACCGGCGCGCGATTGCACATCGCGCATGTCAGTGCCGCAGCCAGCGTGCGGCTGATCCGCGAGGCGAAACAGCGCGGCGTGCCGGTGTCCGCCGAGGTCACTCCCCATCACCTCACGCTGACCGACGCCGACGTGGGGGAGTTCGATACCAATCGCAAGATGAACCCTCCGCTGCGCACGGCCGCGGACCTGGCGGCGCTGCGCCAGGCGCTGGCGGACGGGACGATCGACGTGATCGCCACCGACCACGCCCCCCACGCCGTGGAAGAGAAGCGCGTGGAGTTCGACCGCGCCCCCTTCGGGGTGATCGGGCTGGAAACCGCGCTGGGGGTGGTCCTCACCCACCTGGTCGGCCCCGGCATCCTGACCTTGCCCGAGGCCGTCCGGAGGATGAGCACCCGCCCGGCGCAGCTCCTCGGCCTGCCCGGCGGCAGCCTGCGGCCCGGCGACCCCGCCGACCTCGTGATCATCGACCCGCACCTCGCCTGGACCGTCCGCGCCGAGGCCTTTGCCTCCCGGAGTCGCAACACCCCCTTCGAGGGCTGGACCCTGAGAGGGCGCGCCGTCCTGACGATGGTCGGGGGCAGGGTGACCCACGACCTGGTCGGGGCGGAGGTGACGGCGTAG
- a CDS encoding dihydroorotate dehydrogenase gives MPEPALAPDRPTAAPQLAVEIAGIRFAHPVLAAPGPLGFGREARATTDLRAFAGFITKSVTLDPRGGNPLPHLVKVEGGYLNSLGLPNPGIAGFLLREMPFLRTLGIPVIVSVAGHSVTEFVTLARLLSAEPGVAAVELNVSCPNVEAGLTFGVDPRLTAELVSAVREAATLPIWVKLTPNVTDIAVIARAAEDAGAHALTVANTLIGTAVDVRTRRSRLGTIAGGLSGPAIRPVAVYLTWRVASASRLPVIGAGGIATAEHALEFLIAGARAVAVGTAVIDNPRVAEEIRSGLAAYLEASRARSLEEIIGSLGERGGGAE, from the coding sequence ATGCCCGAGCCTGCCCTGGCTCCCGACCGCCCCACGGCGGCACCGCAGCTCGCGGTCGAGATCGCCGGCATCCGCTTCGCCCATCCGGTGCTGGCCGCCCCCGGCCCGTTGGGCTTTGGCCGCGAGGCCCGGGCCACCACGGACCTGCGCGCCTTCGCCGGGTTCATCACCAAGTCCGTCACCCTCGACCCGCGCGGGGGCAACCCGCTCCCGCACCTGGTGAAGGTCGAGGGCGGCTACCTGAATTCGCTGGGACTGCCCAACCCCGGGATCGCCGGATTCCTCCTGCGCGAGATGCCGTTCCTGCGCACGCTGGGCATCCCCGTCATCGTCAGTGTCGCAGGACACAGCGTGACGGAGTTCGTCACCCTGGCGCGGCTGCTGAGCGCCGAGCCGGGGGTCGCCGCCGTCGAACTCAACGTCTCCTGTCCGAACGTCGAAGCCGGCCTGACCTTCGGGGTCGATCCGCGCCTGACCGCCGAGCTGGTCTCCGCGGTGCGCGAAGCGGCGACCCTCCCGATCTGGGTGAAGCTGACGCCGAACGTCACCGACATCGCGGTGATCGCCCGGGCCGCCGAAGACGCCGGGGCGCACGCCCTCACCGTGGCCAACACTTTGATCGGCACGGCCGTCGATGTCCGGACGCGGCGGTCCCGACTCGGCACGATCGCGGGAGGTCTGTCCGGGCCGGCCATCCGCCCCGTCGCCGTCTACCTGACCTGGCGCGTGGCCTCGGCGTCGCGTCTGCCGGTGATCGGCGCCGGCGGGATTGCGACCGCCGAGCATGCCCTGGAGTTCCTCATCGCCGGGGCGCGGGCGGTGGCCGTGGGAACGGCGGTCATCGATAATCCCCGCGTCGCCGAGGAGATCCGCTCCGGCCTGGCGGCCTACCTGGAGGCTTCCCGGGCGCGGTCGCTGGAGGAGATCATCGGCTCCCTGGGCGAGCGCGGCGGGGGCGCGGAATGA
- a CDS encoding ribbon-helix-helix protein, CopG family, which yields MRRVQLQLDESTYEALRRRAFARRQSLAATVRELLRQQLSRSRPRRRFRLEDFSSIGAASVKDPYPVSEQHDRALTEDRW from the coding sequence GTGCGCCGTGTGCAGCTGCAGCTGGATGAGTCCACCTATGAAGCCCTGCGCCGCCGGGCGTTTGCGCGGCGCCAGTCGCTGGCGGCCACGGTTCGAGAGTTGCTCCGGCAGCAGCTGAGCCGCAGCCGCCCCCGGCGTCGCTTCAGGCTGGAGGACTTTTCGTCCATCGGGGCGGCATCGGTCAAGGATCCGTACCCGGTGTCGGAGCAGCATGACCGGGCCCTAACGGAGGACCGGTGGTGA
- the hpt gene encoding hypoxanthine phosphoribosyltransferase, with amino-acid sequence MGLLDDIDEILIPEEALRSRIRELGRAISRDYEGKEPLLVGILTGAVLFISDLLREITIPCQLDFMATSSYADGTTSSGIVRILKDLDQSIEGRHVIVVDDIIDTGLTMDYLLETLKTRYPASLRVCALLDKVPRRLRYVPIDYRGFEIPDKFVVGYGLDFAGRYRNLRFICVLKPEIYGTLTPAPAASHVP; translated from the coding sequence GTGGGGCTACTCGACGACATCGATGAAATCCTCATCCCGGAGGAGGCCCTGCGGAGCCGCATCCGGGAGCTCGGCCGAGCGATCAGCAGGGACTACGAAGGCAAAGAACCGCTCCTCGTCGGGATCCTGACGGGAGCGGTGCTGTTTATCTCCGATCTCCTGCGGGAGATCACCATCCCCTGCCAGCTGGACTTCATGGCCACCAGCTCCTATGCGGACGGGACGACCAGTTCCGGCATCGTCCGCATCCTGAAGGACCTGGACCAGTCCATCGAGGGCCGCCACGTCATCGTCGTGGACGACATCATCGACACCGGGCTGACCATGGACTACCTCCTGGAAACGCTGAAGACCCGCTATCCGGCCAGTCTGCGCGTGTGCGCGCTGCTGGACAAGGTGCCGCGACGGCTGCGTTATGTGCCCATCGACTACCGCGGCTTCGAGATTCCGGACAAGTTTGTTGTCGGCTACGGGCTGGACTTTGCCGGCCGCTACCGCAACCTGCGATTCATCTGTGTGCTGAAACCCGAGATCTACGGCACCCTCACCCCCGCGCCCGCCGCCAGCCACGTGCCATGA